One genomic segment of Tubulanus polymorphus chromosome 4, tnTubPoly1.2, whole genome shotgun sequence includes these proteins:
- the LOC141903654 gene encoding solute carrier family 15 member 3-like encodes MHSAAINTRRVTRWAFFVILATIAVVKYSFYAISYSLVQIFVNEMGFDSPHAVFYSLMLGGSCYIFSMVGGCLGQSLINYHRVVCAGLFAQLVGAGFLLGLGICIDDQSANANLKKALFYTFAIFEAICMTLVNAALPVLGAKQVEHKGEVAIHDFFAWYYFATNVGSCLAEVFRDLYRTSQMTAMEVMSIPMGIMAFLNIPLFISGRAVLKIPKIEREALDDLFSCRNKLVLKHIYHVTLVISSVVMTSYIIFSQCIATYASELEVLGNTTTSGAFIPPYIGPVANNSAIIIGIPIYLFIGKHLKKRGRRLPRPLARFAIGQIIAVVGVMCAAVLEYVRFWRIQQGQPPPDLLWQIPQYFIEGVSEIFVFVSGYEFIYNESPPGLHGFLMGLFFCSWGLGSWVSALLAFLMNMKATNNSSAASGDWYPTDLKHGHMGRYFFLLAGIGTLACIMLLAFSRKYVYLRDKNLQGEYERILRSANDSDTIPSDDST; translated from the exons ATGCATTCAGCAGCGATTAACACTAGAAGAGTTACTCGTTGGGCGTTCTTCGTTATATTAGCCACAATAGCTGTTGTCAAATATTCGTTTTATGCGATTTCGTACAGTCTTGTACAGATCTTTGTCAACGAAATGGGTTTCGACTCTCCtcacgctgtcttctacaGCCTTATGCTTGGAG GTTCATGCTATATATTTTCCATGGTTGGTGGTTGCTTGGGTCAATCTCTGATCAATTATCACAGAGTTGTTTGCGCAGGCCTGTTTGCGCAACTCGTCG GAGCTGGCTTTCTATTGGGTTTGGGTATTTGTATCGACGATCAGTCCGCA AATGCAAATCTGAAAAAGGCTTTATTTTACACTTTCGCGATCTTTGAAGCAATATGTATGACGTTAGTAAACGCCGCTCTTCCGGTATTAGGGGCAAAGCAAGTCGAACACAAAGGTGAAGTTGCAATACACGATTTCTTTGCATG GTATTATTTTGCGACGAATGTTGGGTCGTGCCTGGCAGAGGTGTTTCGCGATCTATACCGAACTTCCCAAATGACTGCGATGGAAGTGATGAGCATTCCGATGGGAATAATGGCATTCCTAAATATTCCGTTGTTTATATCGGGCCGTGCTGTCTTAAAGATTCCCAAAATAGAAC GGGAAGCACTGGATGATTTGTTTAGTTGCCGGAATAAACTCGTTCTGAAACATATCTATCACGTGACCTTAGTTATATCGTCTGTGgttatgacgtcatatattatcttctcaCAG TGCATTGCAACGTACGCTAGTGAATTAGAAGTATTGGGCAACACGACCACCAGTGGAGCGTTTATTCCACCATATATTGGACCAGTAGCGAACAACTCGGCTATAATCATAG GGATACCGATCTATCTATTCATCggaaaacatttgaaaaaacgTGGAAGACGACTTCCTCGACCATTAGCCAGATTCG CAATTGGACAGATAATCGCTGTCGTTGGAGTGATGTGCGCCGCTGTACTCGAGTATGTTCGATTTTGGAGAATCCAGCAGGGGCAGCCGCCTCCTGACCTTCTCTGGCAAATACCCCAATACTTCATCGAAGGGGTTTCTGAAATATTCGTTTTCGTTTCTG GTTATGAgtttatctataatgaaagtCCTCCAGGGCTGCACGGCTTTCTGATGGGacttttcttttgttcgtGGGGACTCGGGTCGTGGGTGAGCGCGTTGCTTGCTTTTCTGATGAATATGAAGGCCACAAATAACAGTTCGGCCGCATCAG GCGATTGGTACCCAACCGATTTGAAACACGGCCACATGGGCCGCTATTTCTTTTTGCTGGCTGGCATTGGTACGTTAGCGTGCATCATGCTGTTGGCATTCTCACGAAAATACGTTTACCTGAGGGACAAAAACCTGCAAGGAGAATACGAAAGAATCCTACGTTCGGCCAATGACTCGGACACTATTCCTAGCGACGATAGCACGTGA